In Daucus carota subsp. sativus chromosome 4, DH1 v3.0, whole genome shotgun sequence, one DNA window encodes the following:
- the LOC108215887 gene encoding auxin efflux carrier component 2, translating into MITGKDIYDVLAAIVPLYVAMFLAYGSVRWWKIFTPDQCSGINRFVAVFAVPLLSFHFISENDPYAMNYHFIAADCLQKVVILVALFIWQTFSKNGSLEWMITLFSLSTLPNTLVMGIPLLKAMYGDFSGDLMVQIVVMQSVIWYTLMLFMFEYRGARLLISEQFPETAGSITSFHVESDVVSLNGREPLETDAEIGDDGKLHVVVRRSNCSSRSVISYNKSHAMNEMTPRASNLTGVEIYSVQSSREPTPRASSFNQNDFYAMFASKAASPKHGYTNSYGGGGDVYSVQSSKGPTPRISNFEEEMLKMGNSVNNTKSKRPGGRSMSGELFNHGSLGSSYPPPNPMFTGTTQAKRKESGGGTGTSSTPNKELHMFVWSSSASPVSEGNLRNAVNRAAATDFGVVDSSKAVLQQEIAASRANAMNDSIEHASPAGKMNGELRDQVEIEDGTASKFGMPYDTMQKKVGIEGGQKNHQMPPASVMTRLILIMVWRKLIRNPNTYSSLLGLIWSLVSFRWNIKMPTILSGSISILSDAGLGMAMFSLGLFMALQPKIIACGKSVATFSMAVRFLTGPAVIAATSIAIGLRGVLLHVAIVQAALPQGIVPFVFAKEYNVHADILSTAVIFGMLIALPITILYYVLLGV; encoded by the exons TGATCACTGGAAAAGATATCTACGATGTTCTTGCCGCGATTGTGCCTCTCTATGTGGCCATGTTCCTGGCCTATGGCTCTGTCCGATGGTGGAAAATCTTCACCCCTGATCAGTGCTCTGGAATTAACCGCTTCGTGGCTGTGTTTGCAGTTCCTTTACTTTCATTCCACTTCATTTCAGAAAATGACCCTTACGCGATGAACTATCATTTCATTGCTGCTGATTGTTTACAGAAGGTTGTCATTCTAGTAGCCCTTTTTATATGGCAAACTTTTAGTAAAAATGGCAGCTTGGAGTGGATGATCACTCTGTTTTCTTTATCCACTCTGCCGAACACTCTTGTCATGGGAATCCCCCTTCTGAAAGCTATGTACGGAGATTTCTCGGGGGACCTAATGGTTCAAATTGTGGTTATGCAGAGTGTGATTTGGTATACTTTGATGCTCTTCATGTTTGAGTACAGGGGTGCAAGGCTTCTTATTTCTGAGCAATTTCCTGAGACGGCTGGTTCGATCACTTCTTTTCATGTTGAATCGGATGTGGTTTCGTTGAATGGACGGGAGCCTCTGGAAACGGATGCAGAAATTGGAGATGATGGCAAGTTACATGTGGTGGTGAGAAGGTCTAATTGTTCATCAAGGTCTGTGATTTCTTATAACAAGTCCCATGCAATGAATGAAATGACTCCGCGAGCTTCCAACTTGACGGGTGTGGAGATTTACTCGGTTCAGTCTTCGCGAGAGCCTACACCGAGGGCCTCAAGTTTTAACCAGAATGACTTTTATGCTATGTTTGCAAGTAAAGCTGCGAGTCCTAAGCATGGTTACACGAACAGTTATGGAGGAGGAGGGGATGTTTATTCTGTGCAATCGTCGAAAGGTCCCACACCAAGAATATCAAATTTTGAGGAGGAGATGTTGAAGATGGGAAATAGTGTTAACAATACTAAGAGCAAAAGGCCTGGTGGAAGGAGTATGAGTGGTGAATTGTTTAACCATGGGAGTTTAGGATCTTCGTATCCGCCTCCAAATCCGATGTTTACAGGGACCACGCAAGCTAAGAGGAAGGAAAGCGGTGGAGGGACAGGGACTAGTAGTACGCCTAATAAGGAGCTTCATATGTTTGTTTGGAGCTCAAGCGCATCTCCTGTCTCTGAAGGGAATTTAAGGAATGCTGTAAATAGAGCTGCGGCTACTGATTTTGGAGTTGTTGATTCTTCTAAGGCTGTTCTTCAACAAGAAATTGCTGCTTCTAGAG CCAATGCAATGAATGATTCGATAGAACATGCAAGTCCTGCTGGAAAAATGAATGGAGAACTGAGAGATCAGGTTGAGATAGAGGACGGAACTGCATCAAAATTCGGGATGCCATATGATACGATGCAGAAGAAGGTAGGGATCGAAGGAGGCCAGAAAAATCACCAGATGCCACCTGCAAGTGTGATGACAAGGCTCATTCTTATTATGGTTTGGCGAAAACTTATCCGAAATCCTAACACTTATTCCAGCCTTCTAGGCCTCATTTGGTCTCTGGTATCATTTAG GTGGAATATCAAGATGCCTACCATTCTAAGTGGATCCATATCAATACTATCAGATGCAGGTCTGGGAATGGCTATGTTTAGTCTAG GGCTATTCATGGCATTGCAACCAAAGATAATAGCCTGTGGAAAATCTGTTGCCACGTTTTCAATGGCAGTGCGGTTCTTAACAGGTCCGGCAGTTATTGCAGCAACCTCCATCGCTATTGGCCTCAGAGGTGTTCTTTTGCACGTTGCAATTGTGCAG GCGGCTCTTCCCCAAGGAATCGTTCCTTTCGTATTTGCCAAAGAATACAACGTCCATGCTGACATACTTAGCACTGC GGTTATATTCGGAATGCTGATTGCCCTCCCCATAACAATACTATACTACGTGCTCCTCGGAGTGTAA
- the LOC108216149 gene encoding nucleotide-sugar uncharacterized transporter 1: MFYSGKMLNFFDRKTFRKILKRKDSDAGERGKALEEIRSSLFSKLRHQQQALVGPAFALSFNFVVSVSIILMNKLVLVRVGFNYPIFLTFIHYVCSWLLMAILKALSILPAPPPKSSKYSSLLALGVVMSLSTGLANVSLKFNSVGFYQMAKIAVTPAIVLAEFIVFRKKISFQKVLALAVVSIGVAVATVTDLQFHFFGACIAVAWIIPSAVNKILWSNLQQQDNWNALALMWKTTPITLFFLVILMPYLDPPGVLSFDWSFNNSSVIFASAILGFLLQWSGALALGETSAVTHVILGQFKTCVILLGGFLLFGSNPGTTSICGATAALGGMSFYTHLNLRKQQQSTKASSRQGSYLLPRSKLSKENGENHDHVDQDDCV; the protein is encoded by the exons ATGTTTTACAGTGGAAAGATGCTTAATTTCTTTGATAGAAAAACTTTTCGCAAAATTCTCAAGCGTAAAGATAGTGATGCTGGAGAAAGAG GTAAAGCATTGGAGGAAATACGATCTTCCTTGTTCAGCAAATTGCGACATCAGCAGCAGGCCTTGGTTGGACCTGCTTTTGCTCTCTCATTCAATTTTGTGGTCTCCGTTAGTATTATATTGATGAATAAATTG GTGCTTGTCAGAGTTGGATTCAACTATCCGATATTTCTCACCTTTATTCACTATGTCTGTAGCTGGTTATTAATGGCCATCCTTAAAGCTCTGTCCATTCTTCCGGCTCCTCCACCAAAATCGAGCAAATACTCATCATTATTGGCTCTTGGTGTAGTTATGTCTCTTTCTACTGGCCTTGCTAATGTTAGCTTGAAGTTTAATAG TGTAGGATTTTATCAGATGGCTAAAATTGCAGTAACACCAGCAATTGTTTTAGCTGAATTTATTGTTTTCCGGAAAAAGATTTCATTCCAAAAG GTGCTTGCGCTTGCTGTAGTATCAATTGGTGTTGCTGTTGCTACCGTAACAGATTTGCAATTCCATTTCTTTGGTGCTTGTATAGCAGTGGCATGGATCATACCAAGTGCTGTAAACAAGATTTTATGGTCCAATCTTCAACAGCAAGATAACTGGAATGCTCTTGC GTTAATGTGGAAGACAACACCTATTACTTTgttttttcttgtaattttgATGCCATATCTTGATCCTCCAGGCGTTCTTTCCTTCGATTGGAGTTTCAATAACTCCTCCGTCATTTTTGCTTCTGCTATCCTTGGCTTTTTGCTTCAGTGGTCAGGTGCTCTAGCACTCGG GGAAACCTCTGCAGTTACCCATGTTATTCTAGGGCAGTTCAAAACTTGTGTTATTCTTCTTGGAGGTTTTCTTCTGTTTGGTTCTAATCCAGGGACGACTAGCATATGTGGAGCAACCGCAGCTCTTGGTGGTATGTCTTTCTACACCCATCTTAATTTGCGTAAGCAACAGCAGTCCACCAAAGCTTCCTCTAGACAAGGATCATATCTTTTACCTAGATCTAAGCTCAGCAAAGAAAATGGGGAGAACCATGACCATGTTGATCAAGATGATTGTGTCTAA
- the LOC108216535 gene encoding protein MANNAN SYNTHESIS-RELATED 2-like isoform X3: MTLISLIWLGLDLPQIGAYEMLFINGKHGKIMWKQGNLAGTNQCKLFTREISLQRVSQFLATICLVANAVLIAKQVKATLVLTDLGGKNAGEKRDFGDVYDVHKFMSSLNGTVNIAYHQPPELSAKKLPIARIPSVISEGYVTANIEPIFKRKGYLKIETYFPTPYMTKVDGMNNMNSVSCMVAFEALQLQAGLKEFIDSVLEKLHTLSQESHGRFIAVDWRAEMLGTKRCQGTTATEKKNCFSAQEIGQFLNKIGFEKNTTIYLTQDGWHNSLDALTNIFPNTYTKESLIPLDKARKFSDFTNVIDFYVCSQSDVFVPAFSKLFYSSVVGQRIALQKLQILDPAQATSADAKDYISSYISQKNHWAYSCFC, encoded by the exons ATGACCTTAATTTCGCTAATATGGCTGGGTCTAGATCTTCCTCAGATAGGAGCCTACGAGATGCTCTTTATCAATGGGAAGCATGGAAAGATAATGTGGAAACAGGGGAACCTTGCTGGAACAAATCAGTGCAAG CTATTCACAAGAGAGATATCATTGCAGCGTGTGTCTCAGTTCCTGGCTACCATTTGCTTG GTTGCCAATGCAGTTCTGATTGCGAAACAAGTGAAGGCTACTCTTGTGCTAACTGATCTAGGAGGAAAAAACGCGGGAGAGAAGAG GGACTTTGGTGATGTGTACGATGTCCATAAatttatgtcaagcctcaacgGTACAGTTAATATCGCATACCATCAGCCTCCTGAGTTATCAGCCAAAAAGCTTCCTATAGCAAGGATTCCTAGTGTAATTTCTGAAGGCTATGTAACAGCAAATATTGAGCCGATATTTAAGAGGAAGGGTTATCTGAAGATCGAAACATACTTTCCCACCCCTTACATGACAAAGGTAGACGGCATGAACAATATGAACTCAGTTTCATGTATGGTTGCTTTTGAGGCTCTCCAGTTGCAAGCTGGTTTGAAAGAATTTATTGACTCGGTGCTTGAAAAGCTTCATACTTTGAGTCAAGAGTCACATGGTCGATTCATTGCGGTTGACTGGAGAGCAGAGATGCTGGGGACAAAAAGGTGTCAGGGGACTACAGCGACTGAGAAGAAAAATTGTTTTAGTGCGCAGGAAATTGGCCAGTTTCTGAATAAGattggttttgaaaaaaataccaCAATATATTTGACACAAGATGGGTGGCACAACAGTTTAGATGCCTTGACAAATATTTTCCCCAACACATATACAAAG GAAAGCTTGATTCCTTTGGACAAGGCGAGAAAGTTCTCCGATTTCACCAATGTGATTGATTTTTATGTATGTAGTCAGAGCGACGTATTTGTACCAGCGTTCTCAAAACTTTTCTATTCCAGTGTTGTTGGGCAGCGAATAGCACTGCAGAAGCTTCAAATTTTGGATCCTGCTCAGGCCACATCTGCAGATGCTAAGGACTACATATCTTCCTACATATCCCAAAAAAACCATTGGGCATATTCGTGCTTCTGTTGA
- the LOC108216535 gene encoding protein MANNAN SYNTHESIS-RELATED 2-like isoform X2, giving the protein MKVDDLNFANMAGSRSSSDRSLRDALYQWEAWKDNVETGEPCWNKSVQERWNQPKGYITFSLTGGTHLHFSQVANAVLIAKQVKATLVLTDLGGKNAGEKRDFGDVYDVHKFMSSLNGTVNIAYHQPPELSAKKLPIARIPSVISEGYVTANIEPIFKRKGYLKIETYFPTPYMTKVDGMNNMNSVSCMVAFEALQLQAGLKEFIDSVLEKLHTLSQESHGRFIAVDWRAEMLGTKRCQGTTATEKKNCFSAQEIGQFLNKIGFEKNTTIYLTQDGWHNSLDALTNIFPNTYTKESLIPLDKARKFSDFTNVIDFYVCSQSDVFVPAFSKLFYSSVVGQRIALQKLQILDPAQATSADAKDYISSYISQKNHWAYSCFC; this is encoded by the exons GTGGATGACCTTAATTTCGCTAATATGGCTGGGTCTAGATCTTCCTCAGATAGGAGCCTACGAGATGCTCTTTATCAATGGGAAGCATGGAAAGATAATGTGGAAACAGGGGAACCTTGCTGGAACAAATCAGTGCAAG AAAGGTGGAATCAACCAAAAGGATATATTACATTTTCCTTAACTGGTGGCACCCATCTTCATTTTTCACAG GTTGCCAATGCAGTTCTGATTGCGAAACAAGTGAAGGCTACTCTTGTGCTAACTGATCTAGGAGGAAAAAACGCGGGAGAGAAGAG GGACTTTGGTGATGTGTACGATGTCCATAAatttatgtcaagcctcaacgGTACAGTTAATATCGCATACCATCAGCCTCCTGAGTTATCAGCCAAAAAGCTTCCTATAGCAAGGATTCCTAGTGTAATTTCTGAAGGCTATGTAACAGCAAATATTGAGCCGATATTTAAGAGGAAGGGTTATCTGAAGATCGAAACATACTTTCCCACCCCTTACATGACAAAGGTAGACGGCATGAACAATATGAACTCAGTTTCATGTATGGTTGCTTTTGAGGCTCTCCAGTTGCAAGCTGGTTTGAAAGAATTTATTGACTCGGTGCTTGAAAAGCTTCATACTTTGAGTCAAGAGTCACATGGTCGATTCATTGCGGTTGACTGGAGAGCAGAGATGCTGGGGACAAAAAGGTGTCAGGGGACTACAGCGACTGAGAAGAAAAATTGTTTTAGTGCGCAGGAAATTGGCCAGTTTCTGAATAAGattggttttgaaaaaaataccaCAATATATTTGACACAAGATGGGTGGCACAACAGTTTAGATGCCTTGACAAATATTTTCCCCAACACATATACAAAG GAAAGCTTGATTCCTTTGGACAAGGCGAGAAAGTTCTCCGATTTCACCAATGTGATTGATTTTTATGTATGTAGTCAGAGCGACGTATTTGTACCAGCGTTCTCAAAACTTTTCTATTCCAGTGTTGTTGGGCAGCGAATAGCACTGCAGAAGCTTCAAATTTTGGATCCTGCTCAGGCCACATCTGCAGATGCTAAGGACTACATATCTTCCTACATATCCCAAAAAAACCATTGGGCATATTCGTGCTTCTGTTGA
- the LOC108216535 gene encoding protein MANNAN SYNTHESIS-RELATED 2-like isoform X1 — translation MAILDIRQLVAGMLTFSMFIMLGNMIKKDHFDSAIVDDLNFANMAGSRSSSDRSLRDALYQWEAWKDNVETGEPCWNKSVQERWNQPKGYITFSLTGGTHLHFSQVANAVLIAKQVKATLVLTDLGGKNAGEKRDFGDVYDVHKFMSSLNGTVNIAYHQPPELSAKKLPIARIPSVISEGYVTANIEPIFKRKGYLKIETYFPTPYMTKVDGMNNMNSVSCMVAFEALQLQAGLKEFIDSVLEKLHTLSQESHGRFIAVDWRAEMLGTKRCQGTTATEKKNCFSAQEIGQFLNKIGFEKNTTIYLTQDGWHNSLDALTNIFPNTYTKESLIPLDKARKFSDFTNVIDFYVCSQSDVFVPAFSKLFYSSVVGQRIALQKLQILDPAQATSADAKDYISSYISQKNHWAYSCFC, via the exons ATGGCAATTTTAGACATAAGGCAGCTGGTTGCTGGTATGCTGACATTTTCGATGTTCATAATGCTTGGCAATATGATTAAGAAAGATCATTTTGATTCAGCTATT GTGGATGACCTTAATTTCGCTAATATGGCTGGGTCTAGATCTTCCTCAGATAGGAGCCTACGAGATGCTCTTTATCAATGGGAAGCATGGAAAGATAATGTGGAAACAGGGGAACCTTGCTGGAACAAATCAGTGCAAG AAAGGTGGAATCAACCAAAAGGATATATTACATTTTCCTTAACTGGTGGCACCCATCTTCATTTTTCACAG GTTGCCAATGCAGTTCTGATTGCGAAACAAGTGAAGGCTACTCTTGTGCTAACTGATCTAGGAGGAAAAAACGCGGGAGAGAAGAG GGACTTTGGTGATGTGTACGATGTCCATAAatttatgtcaagcctcaacgGTACAGTTAATATCGCATACCATCAGCCTCCTGAGTTATCAGCCAAAAAGCTTCCTATAGCAAGGATTCCTAGTGTAATTTCTGAAGGCTATGTAACAGCAAATATTGAGCCGATATTTAAGAGGAAGGGTTATCTGAAGATCGAAACATACTTTCCCACCCCTTACATGACAAAGGTAGACGGCATGAACAATATGAACTCAGTTTCATGTATGGTTGCTTTTGAGGCTCTCCAGTTGCAAGCTGGTTTGAAAGAATTTATTGACTCGGTGCTTGAAAAGCTTCATACTTTGAGTCAAGAGTCACATGGTCGATTCATTGCGGTTGACTGGAGAGCAGAGATGCTGGGGACAAAAAGGTGTCAGGGGACTACAGCGACTGAGAAGAAAAATTGTTTTAGTGCGCAGGAAATTGGCCAGTTTCTGAATAAGattggttttgaaaaaaataccaCAATATATTTGACACAAGATGGGTGGCACAACAGTTTAGATGCCTTGACAAATATTTTCCCCAACACATATACAAAG GAAAGCTTGATTCCTTTGGACAAGGCGAGAAAGTTCTCCGATTTCACCAATGTGATTGATTTTTATGTATGTAGTCAGAGCGACGTATTTGTACCAGCGTTCTCAAAACTTTTCTATTCCAGTGTTGTTGGGCAGCGAATAGCACTGCAGAAGCTTCAAATTTTGGATCCTGCTCAGGCCACATCTGCAGATGCTAAGGACTACATATCTTCCTACATATCCCAAAAAAACCATTGGGCATATTCGTGCTTCTGTTGA
- the LOC108216535 gene encoding protein MANNAN SYNTHESIS-RELATED 2-like isoform X4, translating into MAGSRSSSDRSLRDALYQWEAWKDNVETGEPCWNKSVQERWNQPKGYITFSLTGGTHLHFSQVANAVLIAKQVKATLVLTDLGGKNAGEKRDFGDVYDVHKFMSSLNGTVNIAYHQPPELSAKKLPIARIPSVISEGYVTANIEPIFKRKGYLKIETYFPTPYMTKVDGMNNMNSVSCMVAFEALQLQAGLKEFIDSVLEKLHTLSQESHGRFIAVDWRAEMLGTKRCQGTTATEKKNCFSAQEIGQFLNKIGFEKNTTIYLTQDGWHNSLDALTNIFPNTYTKESLIPLDKARKFSDFTNVIDFYVCSQSDVFVPAFSKLFYSSVVGQRIALQKLQILDPAQATSADAKDYISSYISQKNHWAYSCFC; encoded by the exons ATGGCTGGGTCTAGATCTTCCTCAGATAGGAGCCTACGAGATGCTCTTTATCAATGGGAAGCATGGAAAGATAATGTGGAAACAGGGGAACCTTGCTGGAACAAATCAGTGCAAG AAAGGTGGAATCAACCAAAAGGATATATTACATTTTCCTTAACTGGTGGCACCCATCTTCATTTTTCACAG GTTGCCAATGCAGTTCTGATTGCGAAACAAGTGAAGGCTACTCTTGTGCTAACTGATCTAGGAGGAAAAAACGCGGGAGAGAAGAG GGACTTTGGTGATGTGTACGATGTCCATAAatttatgtcaagcctcaacgGTACAGTTAATATCGCATACCATCAGCCTCCTGAGTTATCAGCCAAAAAGCTTCCTATAGCAAGGATTCCTAGTGTAATTTCTGAAGGCTATGTAACAGCAAATATTGAGCCGATATTTAAGAGGAAGGGTTATCTGAAGATCGAAACATACTTTCCCACCCCTTACATGACAAAGGTAGACGGCATGAACAATATGAACTCAGTTTCATGTATGGTTGCTTTTGAGGCTCTCCAGTTGCAAGCTGGTTTGAAAGAATTTATTGACTCGGTGCTTGAAAAGCTTCATACTTTGAGTCAAGAGTCACATGGTCGATTCATTGCGGTTGACTGGAGAGCAGAGATGCTGGGGACAAAAAGGTGTCAGGGGACTACAGCGACTGAGAAGAAAAATTGTTTTAGTGCGCAGGAAATTGGCCAGTTTCTGAATAAGattggttttgaaaaaaataccaCAATATATTTGACACAAGATGGGTGGCACAACAGTTTAGATGCCTTGACAAATATTTTCCCCAACACATATACAAAG GAAAGCTTGATTCCTTTGGACAAGGCGAGAAAGTTCTCCGATTTCACCAATGTGATTGATTTTTATGTATGTAGTCAGAGCGACGTATTTGTACCAGCGTTCTCAAAACTTTTCTATTCCAGTGTTGTTGGGCAGCGAATAGCACTGCAGAAGCTTCAAATTTTGGATCCTGCTCAGGCCACATCTGCAGATGCTAAGGACTACATATCTTCCTACATATCCCAAAAAAACCATTGGGCATATTCGTGCTTCTGTTGA